The genomic DNA GGTCCAGCCCGCTCCTAAAATACGAAAAGGTTATCTCGCACGATATGCAAAGCTTGTCACATCGGCAAGCACGGGTGGAATCCTGAAAACAGAATAAAGCAAAATCGGTGAAGAGGCAAAAGGATTGGGTTTTGTATTCACAGAGAGCTGGTGGTGCTGCGAACCAGTAATACAACCAATACCGACATCCCCTCTGAGTATCGTTCTGAAAAGTGATTAGGAACGATCGAGTAGACTCTACTCGTTACAAAAACGAAGGCTGAAATTCTTCAGCCTGCTGAGGGAGATGAACGTCGTCTCTGAACTAGGGTGGTACCGTGGAAAGGAAGCAAACCTTTTCGCCCCTGCGAAAGATAAACTCTGTCTGTCGTAGTGGGTGAAAAGGTTTTTTTGTGTGATAGATTCATAGAAATCATGGAATGAAAGGGAGGAGATAGGCAATGAGAGCCAAAGTAGAGGTGGATCTGGCTTCACAGTCACTGGCAGAAAACATCAACGGTGCTGATATGCTCATGAAGGCGTTAAAGGAGGAAAAAGTTGAGATTCTGTTCGGGTACCCGGGAGGAGCGGTCCTGCCGATATACGATGCTCTTTACAAAGCCCCCATCAAGCATGTCCTGGCGCGCCACGAGCAAGGAGCCATTCATGCTGCTGAAGGGTACGCCAGGGTATCGGGAAGACCGGGTGTCGTCATTGCGACCTCGGGACCCGGGGCGACAAACCTTGTGACGGGGATCGCCGATGCCATGATGGATTCCCTGCCCTTGGTGATCTTCACCGGACAGGTCGCATCGAATGTCATCGGGACGGATGCTTTCCAGGAGGCGGATGTGGTCGGAATCACCATGCCGATCACCAAGCACAATTATCAGGTGAGGGACCTTGCCGATCTTCCGCGCATAGTCAAAGAAGCATTCCACATTGCTTCCACAGGCAGGCCTGGTCCGGTCCTGGTCGACATTCCGAAGGACCTTACCGTTCAAATTGCCAGTCCGGCTGAGGATCAGGAGATGGATCTTCCAGGCTATCAACCGAATCTTCATCCGAACCCATTGCAAATCAAGAAATTGATCGAAGCCGTAAAGCATTCACAGAGACCTGTGATCCTGGCCGGTGCCGGCATCCTTCACGCAAGGGCCTCTGAAGAGCTGAAGGAATTCGCTGAACATTATGATCTTCCCGTGGTCCACACGCTGCTGGGTCTCGGCGGATTTCCGGCCGATCATCCCCTTTTCCTTGGAATGGCGGGAATGCACGGTTGCTACACAAGCAATATGGCCCTTCATGAATGCGACCTACTCATCAATATCGGTGCCCGATTCGATGACAGGTTGACGGGGAATCTGGCCACCTTCGCCCCGAATGCGAAAGTAGTCCATATCGACGTCGACCCGGCGGAAATCGGCAAGAATGTCGAGACGCACATCCCGATCGTTTCTGATGCGAAGCATGCCCTGGTCAAAATCCTTGAGCATGAAGAGAGCAAATGCTACTTCGAAGAATGGCATAGCCGATTGAAGGCCAATAAACAGGAATATCCGTTCTGGTACAACCGGGCCGAGGAGATCATTTCTCCTCAGAGGCTCATTGAACAGGTATACGAATTGACCAACGGAGAAGCCGTCGTCACCACCGATGTCGGCCAGCACCAGATGTGGGCGGCACAATATTACTCTTTCAAAAACCCGAATAACTGGGTCACATCGGGCGGACTCGGCACGATGGGATTCGGTTTCCCGGCGGCAATCGGGGCGCAGCTTGCAGACAGGGATAGGAAAGTCGTGGCGTTCGTAGGGGATGGAGGCTTCCAGATGACCTTGCAGGAACTAATCCTATTAAAAGAGCTCGATCTCCCTGTAAAGGTGGTCATCCTGAATAACGGGACCCTCGGAATGGTGAGGCAGTGGCAGGAAACGTTCTACGAAGAACGATATTCCCAATCGGTCTTCTCCCTGCAGCCTGATTTTGTGAAACTGGCTGAGTCTTACGGCATCAAAGGTTATCAGGTGAAGACGCAGGAAGAAGTGGAATCGGTCCTCAGGGAAGCGTTGACGAGTGACGAGCCGGCCTTGATCGACTGTTGGGTCAACCCGAAGGAAAACGTCTATCCGATGGTTGCTCCCGGCAAGGGATTACACGAAATGATAGGAGTGAAACCATGAAGCGGATCGTAACGGCCATCGTCCATAATCGGAGCGGGGTA from Rossellomorea marisflavi includes the following:
- the ilvB gene encoding acetolactate synthase large subunit; this encodes MRAKVEVDLASQSLAENINGADMLMKALKEEKVEILFGYPGGAVLPIYDALYKAPIKHVLARHEQGAIHAAEGYARVSGRPGVVIATSGPGATNLVTGIADAMMDSLPLVIFTGQVASNVIGTDAFQEADVVGITMPITKHNYQVRDLADLPRIVKEAFHIASTGRPGPVLVDIPKDLTVQIASPAEDQEMDLPGYQPNLHPNPLQIKKLIEAVKHSQRPVILAGAGILHARASEELKEFAEHYDLPVVHTLLGLGGFPADHPLFLGMAGMHGCYTSNMALHECDLLINIGARFDDRLTGNLATFAPNAKVVHIDVDPAEIGKNVETHIPIVSDAKHALVKILEHEESKCYFEEWHSRLKANKQEYPFWYNRAEEIISPQRLIEQVYELTNGEAVVTTDVGQHQMWAAQYYSFKNPNNWVTSGGLGTMGFGFPAAIGAQLADRDRKVVAFVGDGGFQMTLQELILLKELDLPVKVVILNNGTLGMVRQWQETFYEERYSQSVFSLQPDFVKLAESYGIKGYQVKTQEEVESVLREALTSDEPALIDCWVNPKENVYPMVAPGKGLHEMIGVKP